A region of Vitis vinifera cultivar Pinot Noir 40024 chromosome 13, ASM3070453v1 DNA encodes the following proteins:
- the LOC100258677 gene encoding uncharacterized protein LOC100258677 yields the protein MEGGIDAIAPLDYAAFQILPNQNRFEAVVCSGKKVEKLAAGLLEPLLLHLPEVKDLYHKGSNANFKLQLPEHLNGAAWFTKSTLSRFLHIVDTLALLNTTHAIEGEMSQLEEARLFHLSLYAQGHPGQFGSVDSDGRKLKDMVPTTKPDAENVSSDASKNELLRAMDLRLTALRGELAAAFNQAAGATCSSKEINDLANFCHHFGAMDLKNSLCKVLEPSQNSQISDALNDDKSSVMCHSKNDSINNKDGNSQIPKPIHSVKPVIYDVSPAKVAQVERQSSTESEESSSYSSGEDRAPAERSRAIVRSASPRRSASPMRRIQIGRTGSRRATALTIKSLNYFPARERVLSHRDAAANSSEDEGSEQPYKKPENNVGRMSVQDAINLFESKQKDQAADIQKRSLADISISANKSVLRRWSAGTGESSTQCLPDTVPEDSVRLAPHNLVDAEIPMNSIEVKQELDFVSGGHNSVETDEVDVRLETGDERASYETSVQADSLLCQREETSEKLTASAEWSRKKEAELDQMLTKMTGCKPVKYRKPETGKSQNLPNEKRGGFYDHYKEKRDEKLRGENARKRAEKEAQFRAMQQVLDERKAEMASTTANDIGQKQKYPLRRPQKSGKSPSTSENLKKEAPKPSVPKRVSSKASTLPAVRKSWPSTPLPRATGTSPAKTPTGISPSPRATGTSPVKTPTGISSAGTTPTRRKPLPTASLPRSNPKVEGSQQGQKNVKGTQMNNKRSLRNGNEKQQQTVTRSGKPTKTKVLTSSGDYSSVVPARPTFYSKATKKSSVVPLESKPFLRKGSGIGPGVGSTGNKTKVSSQSEESPRNSRNQIQAQENESVVNACDLVNQQQDGGLVVLESHDAEFESETQVNSPQKCGNIENLDQVTADGDDKKKMVESSLKMEGEEESAISPIAWVEIEEHQDSHIPCDDITSQLISPASIAPVALSSPRVRHSLSQMLQEESSEPDSIEWGNAENPPAVVYHKDAPKGFKRLLKFARKSRGDGNTTGWSSPSAFSEGEDDAEEAKAINKRNADTLLKKATLHAKNYGQQKSSLSGGYERNVAARELLSAQSNISKFNTQSSHKLQEGQVSATAPTTKATRSFFSLSAFRGSKPNETKLH from the exons ATGGAGGGTGGAATTGATGCTATTGCACCATTAGATTATGCTGCATTTCAGATTTTGCCAAACCAAAACAG ATTTGAGGCAGTAGTATGCAGTGgcaaaaaagttgaaaaactaGCTGCTGGGCTTTTGGAACCGCTTTTGCTACATTTACCTGAAGTAAAAGACTTGTACCATAAAGGATCAAATGCTAACTTTAAACTCCAATTACCTGAACATCTCAATGGTGCAGCATGGTTCACAAAATCCACTTTAAGCAG aTTCCTACATATTGTTGACACTCTGGCTTTGTTAAATACCACCCATGCTATTGAAGGAGAGATGTCTCAACTTGAAGAAGCTAGATTATTTCATCTTTCTTTATATGCCCAG GGTCATCCGGGTCAGTTTGGAAGTGTAGATTCAG ATGGGAGGAAGTTGAAGGACATGGTGCCAACAACCAAA CCTGATGCTGAAAATGTATCATCAGATGCTTCAAA GAATGAATTGCTGCGAGCAATGGACTTGAGACTCACAGCACTCAGAGGAGAGTTAGCTGCAGCTTTCAACCAGGCTGCTGGAGCCACCTGCTCCTCTAAAGAGATCAATGATTTAGCAAACTTCTGTCACCACTTCGGAGCAATGGATTTAAA GAATTCTTTGTGCAAGGTTTTAGAACCAAGCCAAAACAGCCAGATTTCTGATGCCCTAAATGATGACAAGTCTTCAGTCATGTGCCATTCGAAGAATGACAGCATAAATAATAAAGATGGAAATTCTCAGATTCCTAAACCAATACATTCAGTTAAACCGGTAATATATGATGTCTCCCCTGCAAAAGTTGCCCAGGTTGAGCGACAGAGCTCTACTGAAAGTGAGGAGTCGTCTTCTTACTCGAGTGGTGAGGATCGAGCACCAGCAGAAAGAAGTCGGGCTATCGTACGATCGGCATCACCTAGAAGGTCAGCATCTCCAATGCGAAGGATACAAATAGGGAGAACTGGATCACGCCGGGCCACTGCCTTAACCATTAAGAGCCTTAATTATTTTCCTGCTAGGGAAAGGGTATTATCACATAGAGATGCTGCCGCAAACAGTAGCGAGGATGAAGGATCTGAGCAACCCTATAAAAAACCTGAAAATAATGTAGGAAGGATGAGCGTTCAAGATGCAATTAATCTTTTTGAAAGCAAACAGAAAGATCAGGCCGCAGATATTCAGAAGAGGTCATTAGCTGACATCTCTATTAGTGCAAATAAATCTGTATTGAGAAGGTGGAGTGCTGGCACAGGAGAATCATCCACCCAGTGCCTACCAGATACTGTTCCTGAAGATTCTGTCCGACTGGCTCCCCACAATTTAGTGGATGCAGAGATTCCaatgaattcaatagaagtgaAACAAGAACTTGATTTTGTTTCTGGAGGTCACAATTCTGTTGAGACTGATGAAGTTGATGTAAGATTAGAAACAGGTGATGAAAGAGCATCTTATGAAACAAGTGTTCAAGCAGATAGTCTCTTATGCCAAAGGGAGGAAACCAGTGAAAAATTAACGGCCTCAGCTGAATGGAGTCGGAAGAAGGAAGCCGAGTTGGATCAGATGCTGACAAAAATGACAGGATGTAAGCCTGTTAAGTATAGAAAGCCTGAAACTGGAAAAAGCCAAAATCTTCCAAATGAGAAAAGAGGGGGATTTTATGACCACTATAAGGAGAAGAGGGACGAGAAGCTTCGTGGAGAGAATGCTCGAAAACGAGCAGAGAAAGAAGCACAATTTAGAGCCATGCAACAAGTTCTTGATGAAAGGAAAGCTGAAATGGCCTCCACTACTGCGAATGATATTgggcaaaaacaaaaatatccttTGCGTAGGCCCCAGAAATCAGGTAAGAGTCCATCAACATCTGAAAATCTGAAAAAGGAAGCCCCAAAACCTTCAGTTCCAAAAAGGGTGTCATCTAAAGCATCAACCCTGCCTGCAGTGCGTAAGTCATGGCCATCAACACCTCTACCCAGAGCCACAGGGACATCACCAGCTAAAACTCCCACTGGAATTTCACCATCACCCAGAGCCACAGGGACTTCACCAGTTAAAACCCCCACTGGAATTTCTTCTGCTGGCACTACACCAACACGGCGGAAACCCCTGCCAACAGCATCACTTCCTAGGTCAAATCCAAAAGTTGAAGGATCGCAGCAGGGACAGAAAAATGTCAAAGGAACCCAGATGAACAATAAAAGGAGCCTGAGAAACGGGAATGAGAAACAGCAGCAAACAGTGACAAGAAGTGGCAaaccaacaaaaacaaaagttcTGACTAGTTCTGGGGATTATTCTTCTGTGGTTCCTGCAAGGCCTACTTTCTATAGCAAGGCGACGAAGAAAAGCAGTGTAGTACCACTGGAGTCAAAGCCATTTCTTCGTAAGGGCTCTGGAATTGGTCCTGGTGTTGGTTCCACTGGCAACAAAACAAAAGTTTCTTCTCAGTCTGAGGAATCTCCAAGAAACAGCAGAAATCAGATCCAAGCTCAAGAGAATGAGTCAGTTGTTAATGCCTGTGATCTGGTCAACCAGCAGCAGGATGGGGGTCTTGTAGTATTGGAAAGTCATGATGCTGAGTTTGAATCAGAAACTCAGGTAAATAGCCCTCAGAAATGTGGCAACATAGAAAACTTAGATCAAGTTACAGCTGATGGcgatgataaaaagaaaatggtggaatcttcCCTAAAAATGGAAGGTGAAGAAGAATCAGCAATCTCTCCCATTGCATGGGTGGAAATAGAAGAGCATCAAGACTCACATATACCATGTGATGACATTACATCTCAGCTTATATCTCCAGCCAGCATTGCTCCAGTGGCATTGTCAAGTCCTCGTGTCCGTCACTCCTTGTCACAGATGCTGCAAGAAGAAAGTAGTGAACCTGATAGTATTGAGTGGGGGAATGCTGAAAATCCTCCTGCAGTCGTCTACCACAAAGATGCACCCAAAGGATTCAAGAGGCTCTTGAAGTTTGCTCGGAAGAGTAGAGGGGATGGAAATACAACTGGTTGGTCCAGCCCATCTGCCTTTTCTGAAGGAGAGGATGATGCTGAGGAAGCTAAAGCTATTAATAAGAGAAATGCAGACACTCTACTAAAGAAAGCCACTCTTCATGCAAAGAACTATGGGCAACAGAAATCTTCATTATCTGGAGGGTATGAAAGAAATGTGGCTGCTCGGGAACTGCTCTCTG CCCAATCAAATATAAGCAAATTCAATACTCAGAGTTCCCATAAGTTGCAGGAGGGTCAGGTTTCGGCCACAGCACCCACAACTAAGG CAACAAGGTCATTCTTCTCTCTTTCAGCGTTTAGGGGCAGTAAACCAAATGAGACGAAGCTTCATTAA